The genomic interval TTTGCTCTACTCTTTCCTCAATTTCGTTTCGATATGGAATTTCATTATTCTTCACTGTGTGGGCTTATTGTTGCTAATTCATTTTGGTCATTTTTATGTGGGGATCGTTCTTTCGTTTCTCTTTGAATTAATCGTCAACTGTTGACTGCAAAGCTAGTGCCATTCGTGCGATCCCCCGTATTTAGTTCATTTTCTGCTTTTCTGTTCGGTGCTTCTCAAAACAATTGAAATTGTAATGTTTTTGTATAGTAAGACAAGCAATTGGCAATTAGATTATGAAATCCCTTCCTCCTTCTTTGGTCGGAAGCAGTTCGATTTGCTGTTTATTGTGTCACGTCTTCGTAGATGATTATGttcttttaaaaagttattaggATGGTAGTTTGTTAGCAATGTGGTTGAGCTACGAAATAACCGTGTCTACGTACTTGTTGCTTGGAATGAAATCATTCTTTTGTTACCATGCTAAATGGTCTGTGTGTACTGAAATTTTTTTGtaacttttttatttcaatCTTTTGTCATGTGTATTTTGTGTTAGAGGAAAAGTTCAGAATATGCTGTTTTTTGCATGGACCTTTACAGTCTTTAAGGTTGAGTCCCTCCATTGATATAATATGTTTTTGATAAGCTTTTgtcaaaattttgaaagaattaattttgtttcttagaTCCATATGACTTTTTTCAGGCTAGTTTTATACATTTGGTACTCTAAAACTTTGTTGTTGATGTTGCCAAGCGTTGAGGTTTTGCCGGTAGTTTGCTCTCTTCCTTTTAACATCTTGCTATGTGTAACATGtgattcaaattaatttaaccATTCAGTTAGGATTTAAACCCAGTGTCTATTTTTCATTAGGAAACTTTGGttgaattttgttaaaatatatggCTGATCTTTGATCTGACTAATTTTCATGCAGGTTCGTCTTCTGGTGAAGTGAGGTTGAGCAATGTCACTGCAAGAAGTTTGCAGGGAAGGGGAATGACAACGAAACAATTTTCTGAGAATATGATGGTTCGGTGCAGCATTTACCAAGAGGGTAGATCAGTATGTTCATCTGAGTTTTTTGATGCCGCAGTTGTGGAAGTGGATTCAGCTGTTCAAGATGAAAGTCTTGATCTTGGCAGCAATAGGTTTGTTTTGTGCAAGCATGCTAGTGCAAATAAGTGGAGATTAAGACCTTTCGGCTTTTATGTTTTAGTTGACTGAAACTTAAAGTTTCTTGTTTCTATACAGGGATGATTGCaatgaaaaaaatgatatttccAAGATGTCAGAATCTACACCTCTTGAATCATCTATAAGTGATAGCAGTTCTCAAGCTGCAACTCCTGGAAGTGTTGTATGGGCGAGGACAGATTGTCAATTGTGGTGGCCTGCTGAGGTATTTACTTTTATATCTGTGTGCTGGTTCATGAGTCAATATGGCATATGATAGACAAAAAAAATCCACAGTTACAAAGTCCATAATCTCTTACTGGCAGCTTTGAAGAGTCTCTTGATTTTACGAGTTCACTTACCACCTAAGTTCTTCAGGAAAATTCACTGACATCAGGATATTGTAACATGTCCTTGTCTTCTTTAAAACTGGAGAACttactttcaaattttaaaatgactTTTCATATAATCAATAGAATAATCTgctgcataatcaggagaattattctgtaattaagtgcagatttcATTCCCTATTTATTATGACAGATTTGgtagtgatttgatttgtacaactttaattatccattatttctttcttttattacctattatttctttccttaatcacatttgtaaaacatctcagaaatatatttcatctatttctttcaacttAATCTATAATCAGTTTAAGCGTCACgatcttttccttttttaataATCGATGTATTATCATCTTTATTATCTCGGCAAACTTTGATAAACcctttatttctttattttaccCATTCCACCATGTTCCTGTCTATTCCTTCGGAAATTTTTGTGACAATGTTCACTCATGGGAACTGTCGAAGTTAAAATCAATGTTTTAAATCAATTATTGTTCACTTGAAATTTGTAATCCTTTAATTATTGAAGATTGAACTTTTTTGCCTATTCATATCTATGGTACTTGATTTGTCAAAACTTTTCTCAAGCTGCTAAACTACAAGAAATATGAGGAAAACCAATTATTTGAACGTTTTTGTAGTTTACAAGATCAAAACTATTGGTGCAAATCTGTCATACTTCCGATGTTTTTGAATCCAACCTTCTAAACATAATAGTTAATAAAATAGATCAGCTTATGACTTTGGCATGGAGTTTATTTCTCTGTCACTGTTTGCTTTTAAATTTCATAGCCCATTTATCtatattaattaagaaaatacaCATTTCAGATCATGGAAGAAACATCTGCGTTATCCAAACCTGGTAGTGATGGACATGTTTTAGTGCATTTTTATGGAAATCTTCCCAGGTATTTCTCATATATTTTCCTGATGGAATTTTCTTGGTTTGTCTGACTTGTCTACTTATTGTACTGAATGTTTCTTTGTTCCTTATCAGTGCCTGGATTGATCCAATGACAGATATTTCAACTTTTGAGGAAGTGAGTTAATCCTTTTCATGCAATATGCTTTTGTACATATGATAAGTTCATGATGCTTTTGTACATATGGTATacattttattgatatttaacaTCTAAGTAAAGCCATCCTAGAAGAGGAGGCATGTAGAATGCCTCGTTGTCATCCTCTAAATGAGAAAGCAGAGGGTGAATAAATGCTTATTTCTCAATTTTCTAATATGTTTCCATGCAGCATGTAGCCTAATTTTTGTACTGAGCTAAAAATAATCATATTGTCTCTGCTGTTGCCAATCCTTctattctaatttttattttaagttttatgaatttcccttttcctttctgTTGAGAGGTTGGTTGTTATGGAATTAGGGAGATATTTTACACAGTTTTCTGTTAAGCAGGACTTGAATTTCAACAATTGTGAAGAAGGTAGTTCTATGATTGTTTGCTTAATCATTTTCTGTACATGATTTTATTTCAGTCCTTCGAAGCAAGGAGCAATAACCCTTCAGAAGATTTTCAACAGGCTTTAAAGCAAGTATGTTTAATGTAAAGCAAAACTTCACTTTGTTTTGCTCcaataaattttacaatttcaGCCAACAGAGCCTGTATATTATCTATTTTATAACCCCTCCCCCATTCTCGGTaagacttttttatttatatttttattttatgatactAGGCATTACAGAAGAAGGCACAACTTAGTTCTTGCCGAAAGTTGACAGCTGATAGTTCTCCTCAATCTGATATGCAAGAACGTCTATTTGGTACTGTCTTGATTTCTAC from Phaseolus vulgaris cultivar G19833 chromosome 1, P. vulgaris v2.0, whole genome shotgun sequence carries:
- the LOC137814491 gene encoding uncharacterized protein, producing MAKKRTTPHNNNNNNQRNTQLTIHMPKHSQQPRSSPPKRRTDFSVFTRTPSSFSNPASGSSSGEVRLSNVTARSLQGRGMTTKQFSENMMVRCSIYQEGRSVCSSEFFDAAVVEVDSAVQDESLDLGSNRDDCNEKNDISKMSESTPLESSISDSSSQAATPGSVVWARTDCQLWWPAEIMEETSALSKPGSDGHVLVHFYGNLPSAWIDPMTDISTFEESFEARSNNPSEDFQQALKQALQKKAQLSSCRKLTADSSPQSDMQERLFDKCPSRTTSKTIDDCQERRRGKRERKPKVHFDEVTYPVKSERKLRRLKIMRYLGLAAPIGSPF